From Nonlabens sp. Ci31, the proteins below share one genomic window:
- a CDS encoding carboxy terminal-processing peptidase yields MNFLKNNFILAVFTLLVATASCSFTNDRVDPGDKEKEQLLVNLISHVLKRNHFSPADLTDEFSKDIFDNYIKDLDPGKRYFLESDYKEFQAYEYLIDDQIRDSKVDLFNLTYERLLQRQEESQKIFAELIEKPFDFSIDERINTDYEKIPYSKNRKELKDHWRKLLKLSALGTYYDKVEDQKENPEEEQKSLAELEKETRAEIKKSMLENFDLTDDVERLDYFSVFVNSITTHFDPHTNFFPPQNKDRFDTSMSGKLEGIGARLQKKMDYISVLEIISGGPAWKSELIEVGDKILKVAQENDTIATSIVGMRIGDAVELIKGPKGSKVILTLKKVDGSIEDITLTRDVVQIEETFAKSVIGQDNAFRFGFINLPKFYFDMEDPSGRAAGNDISQEIKKLKTEGMDGLILDLRNNGGGSLREVIEMAGLFVDEGPVVQVALKDKRTRTLRDSDSGEILWDGPLVIMVNEFSASASEILAAALQDYDRAVIIGSKQTFGKGTVQNFEDLNQWVRNNEYGDLGAIKLTTQKFYRINGGSTQLEGVKSDVVTPGRFSYIEVGERDEQFPLPYDEIPKAEYDKFTGYANLAESIKRAQERVDANPNFKLLDENAKWLSNQREDNDIPLNFIAYTERLDRLEKETEKFESLSDYKSTLEFDMLAYEKALVKTDSSLGDKREAWIKNLKKDIYVEEAVNVLKDLRMNNIKNDNKTKWSVKD; encoded by the coding sequence ATGAATTTCCTAAAAAATAATTTTATACTAGCGGTTTTTACCCTACTTGTAGCAACTGCTAGCTGCAGTTTCACTAACGATAGGGTAGACCCTGGAGATAAAGAAAAAGAACAGTTACTCGTTAACTTAATTTCTCATGTTTTAAAAAGAAATCACTTTTCACCAGCTGACCTCACAGATGAATTCTCCAAAGATATCTTTGATAATTACATCAAGGACCTCGATCCTGGGAAAAGATATTTCCTAGAAAGCGACTATAAAGAATTTCAAGCTTATGAATATTTGATAGATGATCAAATACGCGATAGTAAAGTAGATTTATTCAATCTTACTTATGAAAGGCTCCTACAACGTCAAGAAGAATCTCAAAAAATATTTGCTGAATTAATCGAGAAACCATTTGATTTTTCCATTGATGAACGCATCAATACAGATTATGAAAAAATCCCTTATTCAAAAAATAGAAAAGAATTAAAAGATCACTGGAGAAAGCTTTTGAAACTATCTGCTTTAGGAACTTATTACGATAAGGTGGAAGATCAAAAAGAAAATCCAGAAGAAGAGCAAAAGAGTCTTGCAGAATTAGAAAAAGAAACTAGAGCAGAAATTAAGAAATCAATGCTAGAAAACTTTGATCTCACGGATGATGTAGAGCGTTTGGACTATTTCTCTGTTTTTGTAAATAGCATCACGACACATTTCGATCCTCATACTAATTTTTTTCCACCACAAAACAAAGATCGTTTTGACACTTCTATGAGTGGTAAGTTAGAAGGTATAGGCGCTAGACTTCAAAAGAAGATGGATTACATCAGTGTATTGGAAATCATTTCTGGTGGACCAGCATGGAAAAGTGAACTCATTGAAGTAGGAGATAAAATCCTTAAGGTCGCTCAAGAAAATGACACTATTGCTACCTCTATTGTAGGTATGAGAATAGGGGATGCGGTAGAACTGATCAAAGGACCTAAAGGAAGTAAAGTGATTCTAACTCTTAAAAAAGTAGACGGCTCTATTGAGGATATAACTCTTACAAGAGATGTCGTTCAAATAGAAGAAACTTTTGCTAAGTCTGTTATAGGACAAGACAATGCTTTTAGATTTGGGTTTATCAATTTACCTAAATTTTATTTTGATATGGAAGACCCTAGTGGTCGTGCTGCTGGTAATGATATCTCTCAAGAAATTAAAAAACTTAAGACCGAAGGTATGGACGGACTTATCTTAGACCTACGCAATAATGGCGGTGGTTCTTTAAGAGAGGTGATTGAAATGGCAGGATTATTTGTCGATGAAGGGCCCGTTGTACAAGTCGCTTTAAAAGATAAAAGAACACGAACTTTAAGAGATAGTGACAGTGGAGAAATTCTCTGGGATGGACCATTAGTAATTATGGTAAACGAATTCAGCGCTAGTGCTAGTGAAATTCTCGCTGCTGCGTTACAAGATTACGACCGTGCGGTAATTATAGGAAGTAAGCAAACCTTTGGAAAAGGAACGGTACAGAATTTTGAAGATTTGAACCAATGGGTACGTAATAATGAATACGGTGACTTAGGAGCTATCAAATTAACCACCCAAAAATTCTATAGAATTAATGGTGGTAGCACACAATTAGAAGGTGTAAAAAGTGATGTGGTCACCCCAGGAAGATTCAGCTATATTGAAGTAGGAGAACGCGACGAGCAGTTTCCACTTCCTTATGATGAAATTCCAAAGGCAGAATATGACAAATTTACTGGTTATGCAAATCTAGCCGAGTCGATCAAAAGGGCTCAGGAAAGAGTTGACGCAAATCCAAATTTTAAATTACTAGATGAAAACGCAAAATGGTTGAGCAATCAACGAGAGGATAATGACATCCCTTTAAATTTTATAGCTTACACAGAGCGATTAGACCGACTTGAAAAAGAAACGGAGAAATTTGAATCTCTATCTGACTACAAGAGCACTTTAGAATTTGACATGCTGGCCTATGAAAAAGCATTAGTTAAAACGGACAGTTCTTTAGGAGACAAACGTGAAGCATGGATCAAAAATCTTAAAAAAGATATTTACGTTGAAGAAGCCGTAAATGTACTTAAAGATCTGCGTATGAATAATATCAAAAATGACAACAAGACTAAATGGAGTGTTAAGGACTAA
- a CDS encoding ABC transporter permease — protein MSFKTTSLSSLALQKFKKNFWGVLSFFVILFYALVALFAYVIAPDDTQYANQMHISIHSQPPGFTVGMLVLPSTTAESSFWDWWNGKKSTVQEIPYADLKIDNGSVFYRPFDVDGKQLSFVDANFTVDNGLELSRFRESYTSQKTFLLGTDKYGRDLLSRMMIGTRISISIGFVAVLISLLIGVFLGAIAGYYGGKIDAAIMWLINVTWSIPTLLMVIAISIALGKGFLTVFIAVGLTMWVEVARVVRGQMIVAKEYQYVTAAKALGFPDFRIITRHILPNIMAPVIVISAANFAASILIESGLSFLGLGAQPPMPSWGSMIKDHYQYIILDKAYLAIVPGIAIMTLVMAFMLLGNALRDALDVKTS, from the coding sequence ATGTCTTTTAAAACTACATCATTAAGTTCTCTAGCGCTCCAAAAGTTTAAAAAAAACTTCTGGGGCGTTTTGAGTTTTTTTGTTATTCTATTTTATGCACTAGTTGCCCTATTTGCTTACGTAATAGCTCCAGACGATACGCAATATGCCAACCAAATGCACATTTCTATACATTCCCAACCGCCAGGTTTTACCGTAGGTATGTTAGTTCTCCCCTCCACAACTGCTGAGTCTAGTTTTTGGGACTGGTGGAATGGAAAAAAATCTACCGTACAAGAAATCCCTTATGCCGATTTAAAAATCGATAACGGCAGTGTTTTCTACCGTCCTTTTGACGTGGACGGCAAGCAACTCTCTTTTGTAGATGCCAATTTTACCGTTGATAATGGATTAGAATTGTCTCGCTTTCGCGAAAGCTACACCTCACAAAAAACATTTCTATTAGGTACTGACAAGTATGGTCGTGATTTATTGAGCCGCATGATGATAGGGACAAGAATAAGTATCTCTATTGGTTTTGTGGCGGTCTTGATCTCCTTACTTATTGGTGTTTTTTTAGGAGCTATTGCCGGATATTACGGCGGTAAAATAGACGCTGCTATCATGTGGCTCATCAATGTAACCTGGTCCATTCCTACCCTACTGATGGTGATCGCTATAAGTATTGCTTTAGGAAAAGGTTTTCTCACTGTTTTTATCGCAGTAGGACTTACCATGTGGGTAGAAGTGGCACGTGTGGTGCGTGGACAGATGATTGTAGCCAAAGAATACCAATACGTAACAGCCGCAAAAGCTTTAGGCTTTCCTGATTTTAGAATTATTACCCGACATATTTTACCTAACATTATGGCGCCTGTCATTGTCATTAGTGCGGCAAATTTTGCAGCTTCCATACTTATAGAAAGTGGTTTGAGCTTTTTAGGATTAGGCGCACAACCACCTATGCCCAGTTGGGGCAGTATGATTAAAGATCATTACCAATACATCATTCTTGACAAGGCTTATCTTGCCATAGTTCCAGGAATTGCTATCATGACTTTAGTAATGGCTTTTATGCTCTTAGGAAATGCACTGCGAGACGCACTGGATGTAAAAACAAGTTAA
- a CDS encoding DNA/RNA non-specific endonuclease: MRKYVYPLIILACAAAYYFYENKANSTYSQENRSTKDFLNTDVNRKGIKSLSLKDFLPSSKNQIVNHHTYSLSYNEQHEQAEWTAHVLRASDINTSNYKRPYFEIDDQVTTGAAHWRNYKKSGYDKGHLVPAGDRKSTKAAHDETFLTSNISPQRHDFNAGIWNTLEQKTRYYAKRYEELYVITGSVLTDDLKSIGTEKVSVPEQYYKILYRYDANGGKMLAFLMPHENSTQSIYNFITSVDEIEILTGTDFFAQLPDNMEDELEAGKSSKGW; the protein is encoded by the coding sequence ATGAGAAAATACGTTTACCCATTAATCATTCTTGCCTGCGCAGCAGCTTACTATTTCTATGAGAATAAAGCTAATAGCACCTACTCACAAGAAAACCGCTCTACAAAAGATTTTCTGAACACTGATGTAAATAGAAAAGGGATCAAATCTTTATCTCTAAAAGATTTCTTACCATCATCTAAAAACCAAATTGTAAATCACCATACCTACAGTCTTTCTTATAACGAACAACATGAGCAAGCCGAATGGACGGCGCATGTTTTAAGAGCGTCAGACATCAATACTAGTAATTATAAAAGACCTTATTTTGAAATTGATGATCAAGTAACCACTGGAGCCGCTCACTGGCGCAACTACAAAAAGAGTGGTTATGACAAAGGACACCTCGTTCCTGCTGGAGATAGAAAATCTACCAAAGCTGCTCACGACGAAACTTTTTTAACCTCTAACATAAGTCCGCAGAGGCACGATTTTAATGCGGGTATCTGGAATACATTAGAACAAAAAACCAGGTACTATGCCAAGCGTTATGAGGAGCTTTATGTCATTACCGGTTCTGTCTTAACAGACGATTTAAAATCTATAGGAACAGAAAAGGTATCGGTTCCAGAACAGTATTATAAAATTCTGTATCGTTATGATGCAAATGGAGGTAAAATGCTGGCTTTTTTAATGCCGCATGAAAACTCAACCCAATCCATCTACAACTTTATTACCAGCGTAGACGAAATTGAAATATTAACGGGTACTGACTTCTTTGCACAACTTCCTGATAATATGGAGGATGAACTGGAAGCTGGGAAAAGTTCTAAGGGTTGGTAG
- a CDS encoding ABC transporter permease, whose amino-acid sequence MNLEYFIAKRVQSSTSYKNSVSAPIIKIAVAAIAIGIIVMLIAIATGVGLQKKIKEKVSAFNGHVSVSLFDRNNSITTIKPISSNQDFYPDFVAVPEVTHIQAVATKGGMIRTATDFEGIILKGVGGDYDWKYLQDFLVEGKLPDVSQEQTSFDILISDDIAARLQLKVGDKAPTYFMKTNGQEPIGRAFTVSGIYDSGLEEYDSKFIVGDIRNIQRINKWDADQIGKFEIFINDFDRLNEVGRAIQLNTPSELNARTIEQELPAIFQWLALLDGNIFGIIGIILIVGIINMITALLVLILDRTNMIGVLKSLGASNWTVRKIFLYNAMNLVFKGLIIGNVIGLGLIGIQFFFSPLTLDPQSYHVTEMPVYISWWHVIALNLGTFIVCLIALIIPTLIVSKISPVKAMRFE is encoded by the coding sequence GTGAATCTAGAGTATTTCATTGCTAAAAGGGTACAGAGTAGTACAAGTTATAAAAATAGCGTAAGTGCGCCGATTATAAAAATTGCAGTAGCAGCAATTGCAATAGGTATTATTGTGATGCTAATAGCTATTGCCACTGGCGTGGGGCTACAAAAAAAGATAAAAGAGAAGGTAAGTGCCTTTAATGGTCATGTAAGTGTGTCGCTTTTTGACCGTAATAACTCTATAACGACCATAAAACCCATCTCAAGTAACCAGGATTTTTATCCAGATTTTGTCGCTGTACCAGAAGTTACCCATATTCAAGCAGTAGCTACAAAAGGCGGAATGATACGTACCGCAACCGATTTTGAAGGTATTATTCTCAAAGGGGTAGGTGGTGATTACGATTGGAAATATTTACAAGATTTCTTAGTGGAAGGTAAATTACCAGATGTTTCTCAGGAGCAAACCTCTTTTGATATTCTTATTTCTGATGATATCGCTGCTCGGTTACAGTTAAAAGTAGGGGACAAAGCGCCTACTTATTTTATGAAAACTAACGGTCAGGAGCCTATAGGAAGAGCTTTTACGGTTTCAGGAATTTATGACAGCGGGCTAGAAGAATACGATTCTAAATTTATAGTAGGAGATATAAGAAATATACAACGCATCAATAAATGGGATGCCGACCAGATAGGAAAGTTTGAAATCTTTATCAATGATTTTGACCGACTTAATGAAGTAGGAAGGGCCATACAATTGAATACGCCTTCAGAACTAAATGCAAGAACTATCGAACAAGAACTACCTGCAATTTTTCAATGGCTGGCACTGTTAGATGGCAATATTTTTGGAATAATAGGTATCATTCTTATTGTAGGAATTATAAACATGATTACTGCATTACTGGTCCTCATCCTTGACCGGACTAATATGATAGGGGTTCTCAAGTCGCTCGGAGCTTCCAATTGGACGGTGCGCAAGATCTTCCTTTACAACGCCATGAACTTGGTGTTTAAAGGACTGATCATTGGAAATGTCATCGGTTTAGGCTTGATAGGAATCCAATTCTTCTTCAGTCCGCTTACCTTAGATCCTCAGTCTTACCATGTGACAGAGATGCCTGTTTATATCTCGTGGTGGCATGTGATTGCTCTGAATTTAGGAACTTTTATAGTTTGTTTGATCGCTTTAATTATTCCTACTTTGATTGTCAGTAAAATAAGCCCTGTGAAGGCGATGAGGTTTGAGTAG